The genomic DNA TTGGGGTACAATCCGTTAAATAATTAGTTTAAGAACCTCTGGACTGTACTCCTTTAGACAAATTGAACATGTTTTTGTTTTACAGTTTATAAAATTTCACTTAATGAGTAGTTCTTAAGGCAAAAATAGTTTCAATTTGAAACCAAATAGCTATTTTTATGTTTTAATACTTAACTAATGAAGTCTAAAAACAAGCCTATAATAATTGATGGGATTGATAAAAAAATACTGCGTGCATTAACGGAAGATGCCAGAACACCTATTTTAGAAATAGCCCGTAATGTTGGTATTTCTGGTGCTGCTATTCATCAACGTTTACGAAAATTAGAAAAATCGAAGCTTATTTCTGGTTCGCAGTTTGTTATCGACCCTAAAGTTTTAGGCTATTCAACCATGACTTTTGTTGGTATTCATCTTGAAAAAGCTGTAAATACGGAAGATGTTATCAGGGCTTTAAAAAAAATCCCCGAAGTCTTAGAATGTCACTACACAACTGGAGACTGGAACCTCTTCATCAAAATGCTGGCTTATAACAACAACCATCTAATGCTGTTGTTAAACAACAAGATTCAAACCATTGTTGGTGTTTCAAGAACGGAATCTATTATTTCTTTAGACCAGCAAATTAATAGACAGATACGTATATAATACATTCAGATGTTTATGATTTGTTTATCCAATAATTAGATTTCATCATGGGAATCTGGAAAAAACATATCTTATTTTTTACTACAATGTAGCT from Flavivirga abyssicola includes the following:
- a CDS encoding Lrp/AsnC ligand binding domain-containing protein, whose product is MKSKNKPIIIDGIDKKILRALTEDARTPILEIARNVGISGAAIHQRLRKLEKSKLISGSQFVIDPKVLGYSTMTFVGIHLEKAVNTEDVIRALKKIPEVLECHYTTGDWNLFIKMLAYNNNHLMLLLNNKIQTIVGVSRTESIISLDQQINRQIRI